The Microcoleus sp. FACHB-831 DNA segment GCTTAATGCCACTTATTATCATTAAGCCTGTTTATTCTGGTTTCTCATTAGTTCATTTGTACTCTTCCATCCCCTTTTGCTGATGTGTGACAGTTGTGGGTGCGGAATGTGGGATTCAACTCCAGCAACAAAATCATCACGTTCAGCCCAGCATAAACATCAACCTGGCGCTGTCCTAACTGGATTCCTTGCTTTTGCAGTTGTCGCGTCTTTTTTTGGGGTAAAGTTCCTTCGGGTATATCAACTGGTATATCAATAAATTCCCCATCGCACCAACGAAGATAGAAATTTTCCAGACGTTTGAATAGCTGCAATGCTTGAAATTGCTGATTCGCAGTTAGCAACTCCATCAGGTATTCAACAATCTCTGGCGTTAGCCCACCGTAACCCAGTAGATCGTATATTTTCCAAGCCATCTGATCATTCTTGACGATAAATTCTTCACCTTTTCTGCCCGGTTCTGTCCATTCTTCCAGGCTTTCTTTCAACCGCTGGGCAAACAAAAACTCGCTGAAACTCTTGTGGGCAAATTCTACTGATCCACCCTTATCGCCCGCAGTTGGCTGAAGGTAAAAAGCAGCCAAGGCATTTTTTAGCGCGTCATCTCCCCATCTCTCCCGTGCTTGTTGAATTAATGTAGCTGCATTTCCGTTATCCTGGATGCGCTCCTCCACCATTTGCAGCGCCGCACATTCACCGCCAGACTGCACTACACATAGCGCGGCTTCTGACAGAATGCGCGCTAAACCGTCTGTTTCCATTTTTGTCAGCTGTCGGTTTAGCGTTTTTGGACGTTGTTTAATTAGTACCCATTGCAAAGATTTTTGATAAATTAAAATTTTCGCCCTAATACTGCTGGCTCCCTCAAACATTTCAACCGTTAATTCGCCGTCTATATGCATTGCTGCTAATAGATAAAGCAATAGCGGTTCTTCTGCTAATTCCCGCACTCTATCTGGACAGCGCGAATCTTGCAAAAATTGCTGAAATGCTGAAGTCGTACCCTCTCCAAATTGTGCCGACCATTTAGTAAACCACTGCTGCTGGAGTTGGTAATCCATCGGCTGGATTTCCACTCGCTCCAGATTGTGTGGCATATCGGGTTCAATGCTGTGCAAAGCTAAGGCTCTGCCAGTAATTAAAACGCGATGCCCCATGTCTTTGCACTGTTGGCAATCCAGTTGAAATTGCCCCACTTCGCTCATAAATTCTTCTAACCCGCCGCTGGTTCTGCCCTGCATTAGCAATTCATCAAAACCATCCAACAAAAACAAATATCGCGTATTTCTATCTGTTAGCCAGCCATCATCGCTGGCAGCAAAATCGGGTTTCACTGCTTCTCGCAATGTTTGTCTAAAACTCGACTGCAATTGGGGTATATCTCGCAATAGAATTAACACGGGCGTCCAAATTGGATGCAAATTCTGTCTCACCCAATCGGCAAACATCCGACAAAAGACGCTCTTACCGCGACCTGGCCCCCCTTGGATAAACATTACGTTATCCTGGTTTTGGCTAGTGTTGAGAATACCTTTTGCCCAACTCTCTAAATCAAAAGCTGCTGCCTTTTTATCTACATCGCCCTTTTGATCAACTGGCTTAGCCTTCAGCGGTACATAAATATCTCTAAACGTGAATTCTTCAGCAAAAACTTTCTCTTTAGGTTTGGCCGCAATCTCTTGCAGATATTCCTCGATGC contains these protein-coding regions:
- a CDS encoding NACHT domain-containing NTPase, encoding METTLEKVLKVFKTPVPELFGRKHDAIADLTETCKTVLDLGIALGLGALASPIAPIVSAGLPFVWISTRLLKRFHDKREQDRTLGDCVKIASTLAYLKSLEKLLEKTDFWTPLSVKNVSETLQQQAENLENFQLTEDQAEEVIVCFHESELAKAFNQLLSNNLQQAGINQNEAEIVTERVSRNTHRYLNQSLAEAGNAVKTLAQLYRDGWRKELEKYESIEEYLQEIAAKPKEKVFAEEFTFRDIYVPLKAKPVDQKGDVDKKAAAFDLESWAKGILNTSQNQDNVMFIQGGPGRGKSVFCRMFADWVRQNLHPIWTPVLILLRDIPQLQSSFRQTLREAVKPDFAASDDGWLTDRNTRYLFLLDGFDELLMQGRTSGGLEEFMSEVGQFQLDCQQCKDMGHRVLITGRALALHSIEPDMPHNLERVEIQPMDYQLQQQWFTKWSAQFGEGTTSAFQQFLQDSRCPDRVRELAEEPLLLYLLAAMHIDGELTVEMFEGASSIRAKILIYQKSLQWVLIKQRPKTLNRQLTKMETDGLARILSEAALCVVQSGGECAALQMVEERIQDNGNAATLIQQARERWGDDALKNALAAFYLQPTAGDKGGSVEFAHKSFSEFLFAQRLKESLEEWTEPGRKGEEFIVKNDQMAWKIYDLLGYGGLTPEIVEYLMELLTANQQFQALQLFKRLENFYLRWCDGEFIDIPVDIPEGTLPQKKTRQLQKQGIQLGQRQVDVYAGLNVMILLLELNPTFRTHNCHTSAKGDGRVQMN